Proteins encoded within one genomic window of Empedobacter falsenii:
- a CDS encoding alpha-amylase family glycosyl hydrolase has product MIKKIVGLTLMTILFLTSCESKKETKSEDVKKERKEQSILPFTADMAETSVIYEVNVRQFSPEGTFAAVTKEISNIKKLGVKILWIMPIYPIGEENRKEGLGSYYSIKDYRGINPEFGTAEDFKKLVDEAHKNGIYVILDWVANHTAWDHPWVKQHPDWYEQDKNGKMHSPYDWSDVVALNFDNKEMRKQMIADMKYWLDDFKIDGFRCDMAHEVPTDFWNEAKPQLANGREIFMLGETEKPDLLANNAFDAAYGWEIHHIMNDIAKGKKNVSAIDAYMDSIPKKWQADDYKLLFTSNHDENSWAGTEYERMGDAVETFAALTYTLPGIPLIYNGQEEDFNRRLKFFVKDSIDRNPTSKMRGVYEKLGELKITNEAFNGAKKAASYERLKTSDDKSILAFKRQKNTTEAYFIANFTKTNKEITVPINGVYKNFMNNEDVTFDATTKLKLKPWEYLILVQKKK; this is encoded by the coding sequence ATGATAAAAAAAATAGTTGGTTTAACCTTGATGACAATTTTGTTTTTGACAAGTTGTGAAAGCAAAAAGGAAACAAAGTCAGAAGACGTTAAAAAAGAAAGGAAAGAACAAAGTATTTTGCCTTTTACGGCTGATATGGCAGAAACTTCTGTGATTTATGAAGTGAATGTTCGTCAATTTTCACCAGAAGGAACTTTTGCTGCGGTAACAAAAGAGATCTCGAATATCAAGAAATTAGGGGTTAAAATCCTTTGGATTATGCCTATTTATCCAATTGGAGAAGAAAACCGAAAAGAAGGTTTAGGTTCGTATTATTCGATCAAAGATTATAGAGGAATCAATCCAGAATTTGGAACTGCCGAAGATTTTAAGAAATTGGTCGATGAAGCGCACAAAAACGGAATCTATGTGATTTTGGATTGGGTTGCGAATCACACGGCTTGGGATCATCCTTGGGTAAAACAACATCCCGATTGGTACGAACAAGATAAGAACGGGAAAATGCATTCTCCTTACGATTGGTCGGATGTTGTGGCGTTAAATTTCGATAACAAAGAAATGCGCAAACAGATGATTGCTGATATGAAATATTGGTTAGATGATTTCAAAATTGATGGTTTCCGTTGTGATATGGCGCACGAAGTTCCGACAGATTTTTGGAATGAAGCAAAACCACAATTGGCAAATGGTCGCGAAATTTTTATGTTAGGTGAAACAGAGAAGCCTGATTTGTTAGCAAATAATGCATTCGATGCCGCTTATGGTTGGGAAATTCATCATATCATGAATGATATTGCAAAAGGTAAGAAAAACGTTTCTGCGATTGATGCGTACATGGATTCGATTCCGAAAAAATGGCAAGCCGATGATTATAAATTATTGTTCACATCAAATCATGACGAAAATTCTTGGGCTGGAACTGAATATGAAAGAATGGGTGATGCAGTCGAAACATTTGCTGCATTAACATATACTTTACCAGGAATTCCGTTGATTTATAATGGACAAGAAGAAGATTTTAATCGTCGTTTAAAATTCTTTGTTAAAGATTCTATTGATCGTAATCCAACTTCAAAAATGCGTGGCGTTTATGAAAAGTTAGGAGAACTGAAAATCACAAATGAAGCATTTAATGGAGCGAAAAAAGCGGCTTCTTACGAACGTTTGAAAACATCTGATGATAAATCTATCTTAGCGTTTAAGCGTCAAAAAAATACGACAGAAGCTTATTTTATTGCAAATTTTACGAAAACAAATAAAGAAATTACAGTTCCAATTAATGGGGTGTACAAAAATTTTATGAATAACGAAGATGTCACATTTGATGCAACAACAAAACTGAAATTAAAACCTTGGGAGTACCTGATTTTAGTTCAGAAGAAAAAATAA
- a CDS encoding PepSY-like domain-containing protein, whose protein sequence is MRKIVLSTAAILSLVLSSCESKNNVSTEVETSKTEVAEQPIVSENDIANKPESSTSANSYMVLQDNGQQKTVNIDPNETVISANNLPVNAQNFVSKNFGNMEFVNAIKEVERNITTYNIQLKDGTKIEFTDNGDWKEVKNGLGKAIPIKFFPDNIQKYLQTKYPKIDAKSIEMDTKDKEIKVELLQNNVDLKFDLNGNFIKID, encoded by the coding sequence ATGAGAAAAATAGTTTTATCAACAGCCGCCATTTTAAGCTTAGTTTTATCTTCGTGCGAATCGAAGAACAACGTAAGTACAGAAGTAGAAACAAGTAAAACAGAAGTTGCAGAGCAGCCAATTGTTTCGGAAAACGATATTGCAAATAAGCCAGAATCATCTACATCAGCTAATTCTTATATGGTTTTGCAAGATAATGGTCAACAAAAAACGGTAAATATTGACCCGAATGAAACCGTTATTTCAGCAAATAATTTGCCTGTTAATGCACAAAATTTTGTTTCGAAAAACTTTGGTAATATGGAGTTCGTGAATGCGATAAAAGAAGTTGAACGCAATATCACAACATATAATATTCAATTGAAAGACGGAACAAAAATAGAATTTACAGATAATGGAGATTGGAAGGAGGTGAAAAATGGTCTAGGAAAAGCGATTCCGATTAAATTTTTTCCAGATAATATTCAAAAATATCTTCAAACTAAATATCCTAAAATTGATGCGAAATCAATTGAAATGGATACAAAAGATAAAGAAATAAAAGTTGAATTATTACAAAATAATGTTGATTTGAAATTTGATCTGAATGGTAATTTTATCAAAATTGATTAA
- a CDS encoding alpha-ketoacid dehydrogenase subunit alpha/beta produces the protein METKEVNKITFEEFKSQIINDYKTAFMSREVSLLGRREVLTGKAKFGIFGDGKELPQIAMAKVFKNGDFRSGYYRDQTFMFAIGQLTVEQFFAQLYALTDLEKEPSSGGRQMTSHFGTRSLNEDGSWKKLTEQKNSSADISPTAGQMPRLLGLAQASKYFRNVPQSDEDQQFSVNGNEIAFGTIGDASTSEGHFWETINAGGVLQVPMVVSIWDDGYGISVPAKFQRTKSNLSELLSGFGRTEEERGYEIITVKAWDYPALIEAYTRAERFAREHHIPCIVHVQECTQPQGHSTSGSHERYKSEERLTWEKEFDGITKFREYILAFADHSEAIISAEELDQLEADVKAEVKASQKQCWDDYLNPILDLKNEALELLTKVASESANGAFINIEISNLKSKKSPFKRDVYGAVRKVIRLTRSENLTSKTELISWLDVKMKREEEIYSTKLVSGTATQVPQVKPEFGENPALEDGRVIVRDNFDKIFEKYPKALVFGEDAGNIGDVNQGLEGLQAKYGIDRISDTGIREATILGQGIGLAMRGLRPIAEIQYLDYILYCLQGISDDLATVLYRSNGGQKAPVIIRTRGHRLEGVWHSGSPMGGILNLVRGVNVLVPRDLTKAAGFYNTLMQADEPAIVVESLNGYRLKEPAPTNIGEFTTPIGEVEITKEGKDVTLLTYGSTWRIVMDAAKELEQLGISVEVIDAQSLLPFDINADVAKSLNKTNRLVIVDEDVPGGASAFLLQEIIEKQGGYFTLDSAPLTITAKAHRPAYATDGDYFSKPSVDDITEQVYELMREAKPNEFPALY, from the coding sequence ATGGAAACAAAAGAGGTAAATAAAATTACTTTCGAAGAGTTTAAAAGTCAAATCATTAATGATTACAAGACGGCTTTTATGTCTCGCGAAGTAAGTCTTTTAGGGAGAAGAGAAGTACTTACTGGGAAAGCAAAATTTGGAATTTTTGGTGATGGAAAAGAATTACCACAAATTGCAATGGCAAAAGTATTCAAAAATGGAGATTTCCGTTCTGGATACTACCGCGATCAAACATTTATGTTCGCAATTGGTCAATTAACTGTTGAACAATTTTTTGCACAATTATATGCTTTAACAGATTTAGAGAAAGAACCTTCATCTGGAGGTCGTCAAATGACATCTCACTTCGGAACACGTTCTTTAAATGAAGACGGTTCTTGGAAAAAATTAACAGAACAAAAAAATTCGAGTGCTGATATTTCGCCAACAGCTGGTCAAATGCCACGTTTGTTAGGTTTAGCACAAGCTTCAAAATATTTTAGAAATGTTCCTCAATCAGACGAAGATCAACAATTTTCTGTAAACGGAAATGAAATTGCTTTCGGAACAATTGGAGATGCAAGTACTTCTGAAGGTCATTTTTGGGAAACTATAAATGCAGGTGGAGTTTTGCAAGTGCCAATGGTTGTTTCTATTTGGGACGATGGTTACGGAATTTCTGTACCAGCTAAATTTCAACGTACAAAATCGAATCTTTCTGAATTATTATCAGGTTTCGGAAGAACGGAAGAGGAAAGAGGTTACGAAATTATTACTGTAAAAGCGTGGGATTATCCTGCTTTGATTGAAGCGTATACACGTGCAGAGAGATTTGCGCGTGAGCATCACATTCCGTGTATTGTACACGTGCAAGAATGTACGCAACCGCAAGGTCACTCGACTTCTGGTTCGCACGAGCGTTACAAATCAGAGGAGCGTTTGACTTGGGAAAAAGAATTTGATGGAATCACAAAATTCCGTGAATATATTTTAGCATTTGCAGATCATTCGGAAGCAATTATTTCTGCGGAAGAGTTGGATCAATTAGAAGCTGATGTTAAAGCTGAAGTTAAAGCTTCTCAAAAACAATGTTGGGACGATTATTTGAATCCAATTTTGGATTTGAAAAATGAAGCGTTAGAATTATTGACTAAAGTTGCTTCAGAAAGTGCAAACGGAGCTTTTATCAATATTGAAATTAGTAATCTAAAATCAAAGAAAAGCCCTTTTAAACGTGATGTTTATGGAGCTGTTCGTAAAGTTATTCGTTTAACTCGTTCAGAAAATTTAACTTCTAAAACTGAATTAATTTCTTGGTTAGATGTTAAAATGAAACGCGAAGAAGAAATTTATTCGACTAAATTAGTTTCTGGTACTGCAACTCAAGTTCCACAAGTAAAACCTGAGTTTGGAGAAAATCCAGCGTTAGAAGATGGTCGTGTAATTGTTCGTGATAACTTTGATAAAATTTTCGAAAAATATCCAAAGGCATTAGTTTTTGGTGAAGATGCGGGAAATATTGGTGATGTAAACCAAGGTTTAGAAGGTCTTCAAGCAAAATATGGAATCGATCGTATTTCGGATACAGGAATTCGCGAAGCAACAATTCTTGGTCAAGGAATTGGTTTGGCTATGCGTGGTTTACGTCCAATTGCAGAAATTCAATATTTAGATTATATCCTTTATTGTTTACAAGGAATTTCTGATGATTTGGCAACTGTACTTTATCGTTCGAACGGAGGTCAAAAAGCGCCTGTGATTATCAGAACGCGTGGTCACCGTTTAGAAGGTGTTTGGCATTCAGGTTCGCCAATGGGAGGAATTTTGAATTTGGTTCGTGGCGTGAATGTTTTAGTTCCACGTGATTTAACAAAAGCCGCAGGTTTTTACAATACATTGATGCAAGCAGATGAGCCTGCAATTGTTGTAGAAAGTTTGAACGGTTATCGTTTGAAAGAGCCTGCACCAACTAATATTGGTGAATTTACAACGCCAATTGGTGAAGTAGAAATAACGAAAGAAGGAAAAGATGTAACGTTGTTAACATATGGTTCTACTTGGAGAATTGTGATGGATGCAGCGAAAGAATTGGAGCAATTAGGTATTTCTGTTGAAGTAATTGATGCTCAATCTTTATTACCTTTCGATATCAATGCAGATGTTGCAAAAAGTTTGAACAAAACGAATCGTTTAGTTATTGTTGACGAAGATGTTCCAGGAGGAGCAAGTGCATTCTTGTTACAAGAAATTATCGAGAAACAAGGTGGATATTTTACATTAGATAGTGCACCATTAACGATTACAGCGAAAGCTCACCGTCCTGCGTATGCGACTGATGGAGATTATTTCTCAAAACCTTCTGTTGATGATATTACAGAACAAGTTTATGAATTAATGCGCGAAGCAAAACCAAATGAGTTTCCTGCTTTGTACTAA
- a CDS encoding M16 family metallopeptidase encodes MKKTLLSICLVFAFANSPYLMAQTKSGSATFVTQVEGIKEYKLPNGLQVLLVPDQSQSNVVVNIVYNVGSKHEGYGEKGMAHLLEHMLFKSTKNLGDIKKMLSDKGGRANGTTYYDRTNYYEVFPSSDENLRWSLEMEADRMINATIKQEDLDKEFSVVRNEFEIGENDPSSVLMERVISAGYLWHNYGKSTIGSKEDIERVKTPQLRKFYEKYYQPDNATLIIAGKFDEKKTMEYVNQYFASIPKPTRVLDEILTVEPAQDGEKFVEVKRAGDSQSVGVMYHVAAYSDKDYAAIDVLNNILTSDPSGYLYKSLVDTHKIASIWAYSPEVRDASFFYIGTEIPKEKNIEQTKNDIRAELDKVATINYTDQDVQRAKTSIVKNIENQKNNTINYAIGLTEIVGAGDYRLGFLYRDNIEKVTKEDVKRVAEKYFRANNRTVGTFIPTKDEIRVKPTELTNKQITELVSNYKGRAVEKEAKPFEASIKNLKAHYAEGKLNNGLKYGIIDKEIKGEKVILSFNLPVSNEKDLANKGMIGQLTAELLMSGTKNLTKEQIKDQLDALKSSVGFRFGGQNLSVTINTYKNSLDKTMDIVRQIITEPTFPEAELVKSVNEYVTYLDANTNDPQALAFNEISRLTSNYPKSSIFYTASFAETKDDLKKIKQADLVDFYKNILGAQNGVVSIVGTNDKAKVEKLLNDTFGKWNSKSKYEKAYPTFTATKKEDKLYNIPDKENAAAVGSINFKMNRESADYAAMVMANEMIGSGGFLSARIPMRLREKEGISYGAGSYVSIPSDPKNDVSSWGYYAFLNPTKREAVEKALKEEVSKALKDGFTADELKTNIVSWKNGRTTSLGTDGTLLGLSNGYLLNGITFDEFDNLEKKVDALNVNQVNEVFKKYISLDKLTSVYTGTFDKK; translated from the coding sequence ATGAAAAAAACTTTACTGAGTATATGTCTGGTTTTTGCCTTTGCAAATTCACCATACTTAATGGCTCAAACGAAATCTGGAAGCGCAACTTTTGTGACGCAAGTAGAAGGAATTAAGGAGTACAAACTACCAAATGGATTACAAGTTTTATTGGTTCCTGATCAATCACAAAGTAATGTTGTCGTAAATATTGTTTACAATGTTGGTTCTAAACACGAAGGTTACGGCGAAAAAGGAATGGCGCATTTGTTAGAACATATGTTGTTTAAATCAACAAAAAATTTAGGCGATATCAAGAAAATGTTATCTGACAAAGGTGGACGCGCAAATGGAACGACATATTATGATCGTACAAATTATTACGAAGTTTTCCCATCAAGCGATGAAAATTTACGTTGGAGTTTGGAAATGGAAGCTGATCGAATGATTAATGCAACCATTAAACAAGAAGATTTGGACAAAGAATTTTCGGTTGTGCGTAATGAATTTGAAATTGGTGAAAATGACCCGTCAAGTGTTTTAATGGAACGTGTTATTTCTGCTGGCTATTTATGGCACAATTACGGAAAATCTACCATTGGATCTAAAGAAGATATTGAGCGTGTAAAAACACCACAATTGCGCAAATTCTACGAAAAATATTATCAACCAGATAATGCAACTTTAATTATTGCTGGAAAATTTGACGAGAAAAAAACGATGGAATATGTGAATCAGTATTTTGCTTCGATTCCAAAACCAACGCGTGTTTTAGATGAAATTTTAACAGTTGAACCAGCGCAAGATGGTGAAAAATTTGTTGAAGTAAAACGTGCAGGAGATTCGCAGTCGGTTGGTGTAATGTATCACGTTGCAGCATATAGCGATAAAGATTATGCAGCGATTGATGTTTTAAATAATATTTTGACTTCAGATCCTTCGGGATATTTGTATAAATCTTTGGTTGACACACACAAAATTGCTTCTATTTGGGCGTATAGTCCAGAAGTTCGCGATGCGAGTTTCTTCTATATTGGAACTGAAATTCCAAAAGAGAAAAATATCGAGCAAACGAAAAATGATATTCGTGCAGAATTAGACAAAGTTGCTACAATTAATTATACTGATCAAGATGTGCAGCGTGCGAAAACAAGTATTGTGAAAAACATCGAAAACCAGAAAAATAATACAATTAATTATGCCATTGGTTTAACTGAAATTGTTGGTGCTGGTGATTATCGTTTAGGTTTCTTGTACCGTGATAATATTGAAAAAGTAACCAAAGAAGATGTAAAACGTGTTGCTGAAAAATATTTTAGAGCGAATAATAGAACAGTTGGAACTTTTATTCCGACGAAAGATGAAATTCGTGTAAAACCGACTGAATTAACGAATAAACAAATCACAGAATTAGTTTCAAACTACAAAGGTCGTGCAGTTGAAAAAGAAGCAAAACCATTTGAAGCTTCGATCAAAAATTTGAAAGCTCATTATGCAGAAGGAAAATTGAACAATGGTCTGAAATATGGAATCATCGATAAAGAAATTAAAGGTGAAAAAGTAATTCTTTCGTTTAATTTACCTGTTTCGAATGAAAAAGATTTGGCAAATAAAGGAATGATTGGTCAATTAACGGCTGAATTGTTAATGTCTGGAACGAAGAATCTAACAAAAGAACAAATCAAAGATCAATTAGATGCTTTAAAATCTTCGGTTGGATTTAGATTTGGAGGACAAAATTTATCTGTAACAATTAATACGTACAAAAATTCATTAGACAAAACTATGGATATTGTGCGTCAAATAATTACAGAACCTACTTTCCCAGAAGCTGAATTAGTAAAATCTGTGAACGAATATGTAACATATTTAGATGCAAACACAAACGATCCGCAAGCATTAGCCTTCAACGAAATTAGTCGTTTAACATCTAATTATCCTAAATCTTCTATTTTCTACACAGCTTCTTTTGCTGAAACGAAAGATGATTTGAAGAAAATCAAACAAGCTGATTTAGTTGATTTTTATAAAAATATTTTAGGTGCGCAAAATGGCGTGGTTTCTATTGTTGGAACAAATGACAAAGCGAAAGTTGAAAAGTTATTGAACGATACTTTTGGTAAATGGAACAGCAAATCGAAGTACGAAAAAGCATATCCAACTTTTACAGCAACGAAGAAAGAGGATAAACTTTATAACATTCCAGATAAAGAAAATGCAGCAGCAGTTGGGTCAATTAACTTCAAAATGAATCGTGAAAGTGCTGATTACGCCGCAATGGTTATGGCAAATGAAATGATTGGAAGTGGAGGATTTTTATCTGCTCGTATTCCAATGCGATTAAGAGAAAAAGAAGGAATCAGCTACGGCGCAGGTTCTTATGTTTCGATTCCAAGCGATCCTAAAAACGACGTTTCTTCTTGGGGATATTATGCATTCTTGAATCCAACAAAACGTGAAGCGGTTGAAAAAGCATTGAAAGAAGAAGTTTCAAAAGCATTGAAAGATGGTTTCACAGCGGACGAATTGAAAACAAATATTGTAAGTTGGAAAAACGGTCGTACGACTTCTTTGGGAACTGACGGAACTTTATTAGGTTTATCGAATGGTTATTTATTGAACGGAATTACGTTTGATGAATTTGATAATTTAGAGAAAAAGGTAGATGCATTGAATGTAAACCAAGTAAACGAGGTTTTCAAAAAGTACATTTCTTTGGATAAATTGACTTCTGTTTACACAGGAACTTTTGATAAAAAGTAA
- a CDS encoding class I SAM-dependent methyltransferase codes for MDKKYLRSLIFRHLDGLVTAPVLSALAKKGALHYIVEHKTIQLEELTKEFQANEGYLNVALRVLASQNMLEYSVDNVKDNVEIQTNKYSDRAFTNIDIYHDLAVFLAENEVINQHDFSDEFCKKWIKLFDKYKTYLMTADDEEFLEKPLHYQITKHIEGVLVGPIIVRMGMSGLFHKYFMEASFNPDEFHKNPQTFEKILERLTELGWFTKHEKNYKFTEIGLFFARRATSYGVTVSYLPMFAKLNDLLFGSPTKLREITDGEDEQHVNREMNVWGSGGAHSTYFKVIDEFIVDIFNRPIEEQPKGILDMGCGNGALLQHLYDVIERQTLRGKHLDEYPLFLVGADYNQAALKVTRANLIKNDIWAKVIWGDIGDPDRLATDLKNDYSIELSDLLNIRTFLDHNRIWEDVKDVKTNRISASTGAFSFRGKRLSNNDVEQNLLNHLKKWAPYVDKFGLLLIELHTISPDLTAKNLGNTPATAYDATHGFSDQYIVEVDVFHRICQETGLVPDKTLFKKYPNNELATVSINLLKR; via the coding sequence ATGGATAAAAAATATTTGAGATCGCTAATTTTTAGACATCTCGATGGTTTGGTAACGGCTCCTGTATTGAGCGCTTTGGCTAAAAAAGGAGCTTTGCATTACATTGTCGAGCACAAAACTATACAGTTAGAAGAATTGACAAAAGAATTTCAGGCAAACGAAGGTTATCTAAATGTTGCTTTGCGTGTATTGGCTTCGCAGAATATGTTAGAATATTCGGTGGACAATGTGAAAGATAATGTCGAAATTCAAACCAATAAATATTCGGATCGCGCATTTACTAATATTGATATTTACCATGATTTAGCTGTTTTTTTGGCAGAAAATGAGGTAATCAATCAACATGATTTTTCGGATGAGTTTTGTAAAAAATGGATCAAATTATTTGATAAATATAAAACTTATTTGATGACTGCTGATGACGAAGAGTTTCTTGAAAAACCTTTGCATTATCAAATTACCAAACATATCGAAGGCGTTTTAGTTGGACCAATTATTGTGCGAATGGGAATGAGCGGTTTGTTTCATAAATACTTTATGGAAGCCTCTTTCAATCCAGATGAATTTCACAAAAATCCACAAACTTTCGAAAAAATATTGGAAAGATTAACCGAATTAGGTTGGTTTACTAAACACGAAAAAAACTATAAATTCACCGAAATAGGATTGTTTTTTGCGCGTCGTGCAACATCGTATGGTGTTACAGTTTCTTATTTACCAATGTTTGCAAAGTTGAATGATTTACTTTTCGGTTCGCCAACAAAATTGCGTGAAATTACCGATGGTGAAGATGAGCAACATGTGAATCGCGAAATGAATGTTTGGGGTAGTGGAGGAGCTCATTCCACTTATTTCAAAGTGATAGATGAGTTTATTGTTGATATTTTCAATCGTCCGATAGAAGAGCAACCGAAAGGGATTTTGGATATGGGATGTGGAAATGGAGCGCTTTTGCAACATTTGTATGATGTGATAGAACGTCAAACCTTACGCGGAAAACATCTAGACGAATACCCACTTTTCTTGGTTGGTGCAGATTATAATCAAGCAGCATTGAAAGTGACGCGTGCCAATTTAATTAAAAATGATATTTGGGCAAAAGTGATTTGGGGCGATATTGGCGATCCAGATCGTTTGGCAACGGATTTGAAAAATGATTATTCGATTGAGTTGAGTGATTTATTAAATATCCGAACATTTTTAGATCATAATCGAATTTGGGAAGATGTAAAAGATGTCAAAACAAATCGAATTAGTGCTTCTACAGGAGCTTTTTCGTTTAGAGGAAAACGATTATCAAACAATGATGTGGAACAAAACTTATTGAATCATCTTAAAAAATGGGCGCCTTACGTAGATAAATTTGGTCTGTTGTTGATCGAATTACATACGATTTCTCCAGATTTAACGGCGAAGAATTTAGGAAATACGCCTGCAACAGCGTATGATGCGACGCATGGATTCTCGGATCAATATATTGTGGAAGTAGATGTTTTTCATCGTATTTGTCAAGAAACTGGTTTGGTTCCAGATAAAACATTATTCAAAAAATATCCAAACAACGAATTGGCAACTGTTAGTATTAATCTTTTGAAACGATAA
- a CDS encoding coiled-coil domain-containing protein, with protein MQGLEENNQPTNKGKNGLVVPLALVGILLAGSVGYNIYQANQIGNLEKNESLNSQILKNETGQKDQIRKQYDSILNDYTQYKARIEDRNNLLGDKENMIQLKNQDIQEILDKDNPTAEEMNRARKMINDLEGSVKNYKSEVARLQKENAILVRSVDELNNKNSALTTDNNNLRENNKELTYNYETEKSIRQKDNAISKGKINELSSTLSVSNQQIKGIRVRNSGKEVEKTRAKRIDKIRVSFDVDRNSRTESGEKKLYVAIYNPDGTLGRYGNAQGGQIELRSGDTVNFSDAINFNYTNGQTKNITFDWENEEFQKGVYTFNVYENGFKISQAKITLN; from the coding sequence ATGCAAGGATTAGAAGAAAACAATCAACCAACAAACAAAGGAAAAAACGGTTTAGTAGTTCCTTTGGCATTAGTCGGAATCTTATTAGCAGGAAGTGTAGGATATAATATTTATCAAGCAAACCAAATAGGGAATCTTGAAAAAAATGAATCTTTAAATTCTCAAATCCTTAAAAACGAAACGGGTCAAAAAGATCAAATTCGTAAACAATATGATTCGATTTTAAACGACTATACACAATATAAAGCTCGTATTGAAGATCGTAACAATTTATTGGGCGATAAAGAAAATATGATTCAGTTAAAGAATCAAGATATTCAAGAAATTCTAGATAAAGACAATCCTACTGCAGAAGAAATGAATCGTGCTCGTAAAATGATCAACGATTTAGAAGGAAGTGTAAAAAATTACAAATCTGAAGTTGCGCGTTTACAAAAAGAAAATGCAATTCTTGTACGTAGTGTTGACGAATTAAATAATAAAAATTCTGCTTTAACAACAGACAACAACAATTTAAGAGAAAACAATAAAGAGTTAACATATAACTACGAAACAGAAAAAAGTATTCGTCAAAAAGACAATGCAATTTCGAAAGGAAAGATTAATGAATTAAGTTCAACTTTATCTGTTTCTAATCAACAAATCAAAGGAATTCGTGTAAGAAATAGCGGAAAAGAGGTTGAAAAAACACGTGCAAAACGTATTGATAAAATTCGTGTTTCTTTTGATGTAGATCGTAATTCGAGAACAGAATCTGGAGAGAAAAAATTATATGTTGCTATCTATAATCCTGATGGAACTTTAGGAAGATATGGAAATGCACAAGGTGGACAAATTGAATTGAGATCTGGAGATACAGTTAATTTCTCTGATGCAATCAACTTTAATTACACAAACGGACAAACAAAAAATATTACGTTTGATTGGGAAAACGAGGAATTCCAAAAAGGAGTTTACACGTTCAATGTTTACGAAAATGGATTTAAGATTAGTCAAGCAAAAATAACCCTAAACTAA